One genomic window of Citrobacter sp. Marseille-Q6884 includes the following:
- the nsrR gene encoding nitric oxide-sensing transcriptional repressor NsrR — MQLTSFTDYGLRALIYMASLPEGRMTSISEVTEVYGVSRNHMVKIINQLSRAGYVTAIRGKNGGIRLGKPAKAIVIGDVVRELEPLSLVNCSSEFCHITPACRLKQALSKAVQSFLTELDNYTLADLVEENQPLYKLLLVE; from the coding sequence GTGCAGTTAACGAGTTTCACCGATTACGGATTACGTGCGCTAATCTATATGGCGTCGCTACCCGAAGGGCGTATGACCAGTATTTCTGAGGTGACAGAAGTCTACGGCGTGTCCCGTAATCATATGGTCAAAATAATCAATCAACTTAGCCGGGCGGGCTACGTTACTGCTATTCGAGGAAAAAATGGCGGTATCCGCCTGGGCAAACCGGCTAAGGCTATTGTAATTGGTGATGTGGTCCGCGAGCTGGAACCCCTGTCGCTGGTCAATTGCAGCAGCGAGTTTTGCCACATCACCCCTGCCTGTCGATTAAAACAGGCGCTTTCTAAGGCTGTGCAAAGTTTTCTCACGGAGCTGGACAACTACACACTTGCCGATTTGGTTGAAGAGAATCAACCGCTTTATAAATTATTGCTGGTGGAGTGA
- the purA gene encoding adenylosuccinate synthase yields MGNNVVVLGTQWGDEGKGKIVDLLTERAKYVVRYQGGHNAGHTLVINGEKTVLHLIPSGILRENVTSIIGNGVVLSPSALMKEMKGLEDRGIPVRERLLLSEACPLILDYHVALDNAREKARGAKAIGTTGRGIGPAYEDKVARRGLRVGDLFDKATFAEKLKEVMEYHNFQLVNFYKVEAVDYQKVLDDVMAIADILTSMVVDVSDLLDQARKRGDFVMFEGAQGTLLDIDHGTYPYVTSSNTTAGGVATGSGLGPRYVDYVLGIIKAYSTRVGAGPFPTELFDDVGEFLCKQGNEYGATTGRRRRTGWLDSVAVRRAVQINSLSGFCLTKLDVLDGLKEVKICVAYRMPDGREVTTTPLAADDWEGIEPIYETMPGWTESTFGVKERSGLPQAALNYIKRIEELTGVPIDIISTGPDRTETMILRDPFDA; encoded by the coding sequence ATGGGTAACAACGTCGTCGTACTGGGCACCCAATGGGGTGACGAAGGTAAAGGGAAGATCGTCGATCTTCTGACTGAACGGGCTAAATATGTTGTGCGCTACCAGGGTGGTCACAACGCAGGCCATACTCTCGTAATCAACGGTGAAAAAACCGTCCTCCATCTTATTCCATCAGGTATTCTTCGCGAGAATGTCACCAGCATCATCGGTAACGGTGTTGTGCTGTCTCCGTCCGCGCTGATGAAAGAGATGAAAGGACTGGAAGATCGTGGTATCCCTGTTCGTGAGCGCCTGCTGTTGTCTGAAGCGTGTCCGCTGATTCTTGATTATCATGTTGCGTTAGATAACGCTCGTGAGAAAGCGCGCGGCGCGAAAGCGATCGGCACCACCGGTCGTGGTATCGGTCCGGCTTATGAAGATAAAGTAGCGCGTCGCGGTCTGCGCGTTGGCGATCTGTTTGATAAAGCCACCTTCGCTGAAAAACTGAAAGAAGTGATGGAATATCACAACTTCCAGCTGGTGAATTTCTATAAAGTCGAAGCCGTTGACTACCAGAAAGTGTTGGATGATGTGATGGCAATTGCCGACATCCTGACCTCAATGGTTGTTGATGTTTCCGATCTGCTGGACCAGGCGCGTAAACGTGGCGATTTCGTCATGTTCGAAGGCGCGCAGGGTACGCTGCTGGATATCGACCACGGTACCTATCCGTACGTAACCTCGTCCAACACCACTGCGGGTGGCGTGGCAACTGGCTCCGGCCTGGGCCCACGTTATGTGGACTACGTTCTGGGTATCATTAAAGCCTACTCGACTCGCGTAGGTGCAGGTCCGTTCCCGACTGAACTGTTTGATGACGTCGGTGAGTTCCTGTGCAAGCAGGGTAACGAATATGGCGCAACCACTGGCCGTCGTCGTCGTACCGGCTGGCTGGACTCCGTTGCTGTGCGTCGCGCAGTACAGATCAACTCCCTGTCTGGCTTCTGCCTGACCAAACTGGACGTGCTGGACGGTTTGAAAGAGGTGAAAATCTGTGTTGCTTACCGTATGCCGGATGGTCGTGAAGTGACGACGACTCCGCTGGCTGCAGACGACTGGGAAGGTATTGAGCCGATCTACGAAACCATGCCAGGCTGGACTGAATCCACCTTTGGTGTGAAGGAACGTAGTGGTCTGCCGCAGGCTGCGCTGAACTACATCAAGCGTATTGAAGAACTGACCGGTGTGCCGATTGATATTATCTCTACCGGCCCGGATCGTACTGAAACGATGATTCTGCGCGACCCGTTCGACGCATAA
- a CDS encoding DUF350 domain-containing protein — translation MHIMDSLLAFCAYFFIGIAMVIVFLFIYSKITPHNEWRLIKNNNLAASLAFSGTLLGYVIPLSSAAINAVSIPDYFAWGGIALVIQLIIYGGVRLYMPALSKKIINHNTAAGLFMGTAAVAGGIFNAACMTW, via the coding sequence ATGCATATAATGGATTCTTTACTGGCTTTTTGCGCCTATTTTTTTATTGGCATAGCCATGGTGATCGTTTTCCTGTTTATCTACTCAAAAATTACACCGCACAACGAATGGCGACTGATTAAAAATAATAATCTGGCAGCATCGCTGGCATTTAGTGGTACGTTACTGGGCTACGTTATTCCGTTATCCAGTGCGGCAATTAACGCCGTCAGCATCCCAGATTATTTTGCCTGGGGCGGTATTGCGCTGGTGATACAACTCATCATTTATGGCGGCGTGCGTTTATATATGCCAGCGTTGAGTAAAAAAATCATTAATCACAATACTGCCGCGGGATTATTTATGGGGACCGCTGCTGTGGCGGGGGGCATTTTTAACGCCGCCTGCATGACATGGTAA
- a CDS encoding isovaleryl-CoA dehydrogenase: MHWQTHTVFNQPTPLNNSNLFLSDGALCEAVVREGAGWDSDLLASIGQQLGTAESLELGRLANAYPPELLRYDPQGQRLDDVRFHPAWHLLMQGLCTNRVHNLAWEEDARQGAFVARAARFMLHAQVEAGTLCPVTMTFAATPLLLQMLPPQFQDWFTPLRSDRYDSHLLPGGQKRGLLIGMGMTEKQGGSDVLSNTTQAERLEDGTYRLVGHKWFFSVPQSDAHLVLAQAKGGLSCFFVPRFLPDGQRNAIRLERLKDKLGNRSNASCEVEFQDAIGWLLGDEGEGLRHILKMGGMTRFDCALGSHSMMRRAFSVAIYHAHQRQVFGKPLIEQPMMRQVLSRMALQLEGQTALLFRLARAWDRRNDAKEALWARLFTPAAKFSVCKSGIPFVAEAMEVLGGTGYCEESELPRLYREMPVNSIWEGSGNIMCLDVLRVLTKQPGMYDMLSEAFAEVKGQDRHYDRSVRQLQQHLRKPSEELGREITQQLFLLGCGAQMLRYASPPVAQAWCQMMLDTRGGLRLSEQVQNDLLLRATGGLR, translated from the coding sequence ATGCATTGGCAAACCCATACCGTTTTCAATCAACCCACTCCACTGAATAACAGTAATTTGTTCCTGTCGGATGGTGCTCTGTGTGAGGCCGTTGTGCGTGAAGGCGCAGGCTGGGACAGCGATCTGCTGGCCAGTATTGGTCAGCAGCTAGGCACAGCGGAATCGCTCGAGCTGGGCCGCCTGGCCAATGCGTATCCGCCTGAACTGTTGCGTTACGATCCGCAGGGACAGCGACTGGATGATGTGCGCTTTCACCCCGCCTGGCATTTGCTGATGCAGGGGTTATGTACGAACCGCGTGCATAATCTTGCCTGGGAAGAGGATGCCAGACAGGGCGCGTTTGTGGCCCGAGCGGCACGTTTTATGCTGCATGCGCAGGTAGAGGCGGGCACGTTGTGTCCGGTCACGATGACGTTTGCCGCGACACCACTGCTACTCCAGATGTTACCCCCACAGTTTCAAGACTGGTTCACCCCACTTCGTAGCGATCGTTATGACTCACATCTGTTACCGGGTGGGCAGAAGCGCGGCCTGCTGATTGGCATGGGAATGACGGAAAAACAGGGGGGCTCTGATGTCCTGAGTAATACCACTCAGGCAGAGCGCCTTGAGGACGGTACATATCGCTTAGTCGGACATAAATGGTTTTTCTCTGTGCCGCAAAGCGACGCGCACCTGGTGCTGGCACAGGCCAAAGGTGGTTTATCCTGTTTTTTTGTGCCCCGCTTTTTACCGGATGGACAGCGTAATGCGATTCGCCTTGAACGTCTGAAAGATAAATTAGGCAACCGTTCTAATGCCAGTTGTGAAGTTGAATTTCAGGATGCCATAGGCTGGCTGTTGGGAGACGAAGGGGAAGGACTCCGCCATATCCTGAAAATGGGAGGAATGACGCGCTTTGACTGTGCTCTTGGGAGCCACAGCATGATGCGACGCGCTTTTTCGGTGGCGATTTATCATGCGCATCAGCGTCAGGTGTTTGGTAAGCCGCTGATTGAACAACCTATGATGCGACAAGTGTTAAGTCGAATGGCGTTACAGCTTGAAGGTCAGACTGCGTTGCTGTTTCGGCTGGCGCGTGCCTGGGATCGTCGTAACGATGCGAAAGAAGCGCTGTGGGCCAGATTGTTCACGCCGGCAGCAAAATTTTCTGTATGCAAAAGCGGTATACCCTTCGTGGCTGAGGCCATGGAGGTACTGGGCGGCACAGGGTATTGTGAGGAGAGTGAACTGCCGCGTTTGTATCGTGAAATGCCGGTAAACAGCATTTGGGAAGGTTCTGGCAATATCATGTGCCTTGATGTACTGCGGGTGTTGACGAAACAACCTGGTATGTACGATATGCTCAGTGAGGCCTTTGCCGAAGTTAAAGGACAAGATCGGCATTACGACCGCAGCGTGCGTCAATTACAGCAACATTTACGCAAACCCAGCGAAGAACTGGGAAGGGAAATCACGCAGCAGCTTTTCCTGCTCGGCTGTGGGGCGCAAATGCTGCGATACGCTTCGCCACCTGTGGCGCAGGCGTGGTGTCAGATGATGCTCGATACGCGTGGTGGGCTTCGTTTGTCGGAACAGGTACAAAATGATTTGCTACTGCGGGCGACGGGCGGTTTACGTTAG
- a CDS encoding glutathionylspermidine synthase family protein, whose translation MLRHDVPVRQDLDRIAYDHGFDFHIIDNEIYWDESRAYRFTLRQVEEQIEKPTAELHQMCLDVVERAVNDEHIMQQLAIPPLYWDVIAESWRSRDPSLYGRMDFVWCGNNSPVKLLEYNADTPTSLYESAYFQWLWLDDARRSGVIPRDADQYNAIQERLISRFAELYRPDPFYFCCCEDTDEDRTTVLYLQDCAQQAGQESRFIYVEDLGLGVGGVLTDLDDNVIHRIFKLYPLEWMMRDENGPLLRHRREQWVEPLWKSVLSNKGLMPLLWRFFPNHPNLLPAWFDGETPQIVAGESYVRKPIFSREGGNVTIFNGQQQVVEHAEGDYAEEPMIYQAFQPLPRFGDSYTLIGSWIVDDEACGMGIREDNTLITKDTSRFIPHYIAG comes from the coding sequence ATGCTGCGACATGATGTCCCCGTTCGGCAGGATCTGGACAGGATCGCTTACGATCATGGCTTCGATTTTCATATTATCGACAACGAAATCTACTGGGATGAGAGTCGGGCATACCGCTTTACGCTCCGGCAAGTGGAAGAGCAGATCGAGAAACCTACCGCGGAACTGCACCAAATGTGTCTGGACGTTGTCGAGCGGGCAGTTAACGACGAACATATTATGCAGCAATTGGCGATCCCACCGCTGTACTGGGATGTCATTGCTGAAAGCTGGCGCAGTCGTGATCCCTCATTGTATGGTCGAATGGATTTTGTCTGGTGCGGAAATAATTCCCCGGTCAAGCTGCTGGAGTACAACGCGGATACGCCAACGTCGCTCTATGAGTCAGCGTATTTCCAGTGGCTATGGCTGGACGATGCGCGTCGTAGCGGGGTGATCCCACGCGATGCCGACCAGTACAACGCCATTCAGGAGCGGCTGATCTCCCGTTTTGCTGAGCTTTATCGTCCTGATCCCTTTTATTTCTGCTGCTGTGAAGATACCGATGAAGATCGCACCACGGTGTTGTATTTACAGGATTGCGCGCAGCAGGCCGGGCAAGAGTCACGGTTTATTTATGTCGAGGATCTGGGGCTCGGCGTTGGTGGTGTTCTCACAGACCTGGATGATAATGTCATCCATCGCATCTTTAAGCTCTATCCCCTGGAATGGATGATGCGAGATGAAAATGGCCCCTTACTGCGCCATCGTCGCGAGCAGTGGGTTGAGCCGTTGTGGAAGAGCGTACTCAGCAATAAAGGGTTGATGCCTTTACTGTGGCGATTTTTTCCCAATCACCCCAATCTACTGCCAGCCTGGTTTGACGGAGAAACGCCACAAATTGTGGCGGGGGAAAGCTATGTGCGCAAACCAATATTTTCTCGTGAGGGGGGAAACGTCACTATTTTTAATGGCCAGCAACAGGTCGTCGAACATGCTGAAGGTGACTATGCCGAAGAACCGATGATCTATCAGGCATTTCAGCCGTTACCCCGTTTTGGCGATAGCTACACGCTGATCGGCAGTTGGATTGTAGATGATGAAGCATGTGGTATGGGGATCCGCGAAGATAATACCTTGATCACTAAAGATACTTCTCGTTTTATTCCTCATTATATTGCGGGCTGA
- a CDS encoding PspA/IM30 family protein, with the protein MGILKSLFTLGKSVLSQAEESIEEAQGVRMLEQHIREAKGELDKAGKSRVDLLARVKLSHDKLNDLRARKSSLETRVLEAMSKNANPSLINEVAEEIARLENTITAEEQVLTNLEASRDGVEKAVGATAQRIAQFEQQIEVVKATEAMQRAQQAVTTSTVGVSSRVSTAAESLKRLQTRQAERQARLDAVAQLEKVADGRDLDEKLAEAGIGATNKSSAQDVLARLQRQQGE; encoded by the coding sequence ATGGGAATTTTGAAAAGCCTGTTTACCCTGGGCAAGTCTGTGCTTTCGCAGGCGGAAGAGTCAATTGAAGAGGCGCAGGGCGTTCGAATGCTGGAGCAACATATCCGTGAGGCGAAAGGCGAGTTAGATAAAGCCGGAAAATCACGGGTAGACCTGCTAGCGCGCGTGAAGCTAAGCCATGACAAGTTGAACGATCTGCGCGCACGCAAATCCAGCCTGGAAACCCGAGTGCTGGAGGCGATGAGTAAAAACGCTAACCCGTCTCTGATTAATGAAGTTGCAGAAGAGATTGCCCGTCTTGAGAATACCATAACCGCGGAAGAGCAAGTGCTTACTAACCTTGAGGCGTCGCGTGATGGCGTTGAGAAAGCGGTAGGCGCAACCGCTCAACGGATTGCACAGTTCGAACAGCAGATAGAGGTGGTAAAGGCTACGGAAGCGATGCAGCGTGCTCAACAGGCCGTAACGACATCGACCGTGGGGGTCTCTTCCCGCGTGTCTACGGCGGCGGAGTCACTCAAGCGTTTGCAAACGCGTCAGGCAGAGCGCCAGGCCCGTCTGGATGCTGTCGCACAGCTGGAGAAGGTTGCGGATGGACGTGACCTGGACGAGAAGCTGGCTGAAGCTGGCATTGGGGCGACCAATAAAAGTTCTGCTCAGGATGTTCTGGCACGACTGCAGCGCCAGCAGGGTGAGTAA
- a CDS encoding YjfK family protein, giving the protein MTSFFQRLLGKTATAVPVRGPLGLHLNAGFTLNTLAFRLLEKSLLIELPGEEYTVAAVSHIDLGSGSQIFRYYTSGEEFLQINTTGGSDIDDIDDIKFFVYEESYGISQKEHWQSAISPTAIGTPTLTWQEERWLRFFNDKEPGNIEPVYMLEKVENHRHATWDVHNFTMGYQRQVTGDTWEYLLLNGEESFNERGEPEWVFSWALGVDIPLTSLNIIG; this is encoded by the coding sequence ATGACGAGTTTTTTCCAGCGTTTATTGGGTAAAACGGCTACAGCAGTACCTGTTCGTGGGCCGTTGGGGTTACATCTGAATGCCGGGTTTACGCTCAACACGCTGGCGTTTCGCTTGTTAGAAAAGTCTTTATTGATCGAATTGCCCGGTGAGGAATACACCGTTGCAGCTGTCAGCCACATTGATTTGGGTAGCGGAAGCCAGATTTTTCGCTACTACACGTCCGGCGAGGAGTTTTTGCAAATCAATACCACAGGCGGCTCAGACATTGATGATATCGATGATATCAAATTCTTTGTTTATGAAGAAAGCTACGGGATTTCGCAGAAAGAACACTGGCAGTCTGCCATTAGCCCAACAGCGATAGGTACACCAACACTGACCTGGCAGGAAGAACGCTGGCTACGCTTTTTTAATGACAAAGAGCCGGGGAATATTGAGCCGGTCTACATGCTGGAAAAAGTGGAAAATCATCGGCATGCCACATGGGATGTACATAATTTTACTATGGGTTACCAGCGACAGGTTACAGGAGATACCTGGGAATACTTGCTATTAAACGGTGAAGAGTCGTTCAATGAGCGGGGCGAGCCTGAGTGGGTATTTTCGTGGGCGTTGGGTGTCGATATTCCATTAACATCACTTAATATAATCGGTTAA
- the rnr gene encoding ribonuclease R, which yields MSHDPFQEREAEKYANPIPSREFILEHLTKREKPANRDELAVELNIEGEEQLEALRRRLRAMERDGQLVFTRRQCYALPERLDLLKGTVIGHRDGYGFLRVEGRKDDLYLSSEQMKTCIHGDQVLAQPLGADRKGRREARIVRILVPKTSQIVGRYFTDAGVGFVVPDDSRLSFDILIPPEEVMGARMGFVVVVELTQRPTRRTKAVGKIVEVLGDNMGTSMAVDMALRTHEIPYIWPQAVEKQVAGLKEEVPEEAKVGRVDLRDLPLVTIDGEDARDFDDAVYCEKKRGGGWRLWVAIADVSYYVRPPTPLDQEARSRGTSVYFPSQVVPMLPEVLSNGLCSLNPQVDRLCMVCEMTISSKGRLTGFKFYEAVMSSHARLTYTKVWHMLQGDQELREQYAPLVKHIEELHNLYKVLDKAREERGGISFESEEAKFIFNAERRIERIEQTQRNDAHKLIEECMIMANISAARFVEKAKEPALFRIHDKPTTEAITSFRSVLAELGLELPGGNKPEPRDYAELLESIADRPDAEMLQTMLLRSMKQAIYDPENRGHFGLALQSYAHFTSPIRRYPDLSLHRAIKYLLAQEQGHKGNTTETGGYHYSMEEMLQLGQHCSMAERRADEATRDVSDWLKCDFMLDQVGNVFKGVIASVTGFGFFVRLDELFIDGLVHVSSLDNDYYRFDQVGQRLTGESSGQMYRLGDRVEVRVEAVNMDERKIDFSLISSERAPRNEGKTAREKAKKGDAGKNTGRRRQVGKKVNFEPDSAFRGEKKQKPKAAKKEARKAKKPSAKTQKIAAATKAKRAAKKKVAE from the coding sequence ATGTCACATGATCCTTTCCAGGAACGCGAAGCTGAAAAATACGCGAATCCCATCCCGAGCAGGGAATTTATCCTCGAACATTTAACCAAACGTGAAAAACCGGCTAACCGTGATGAGTTGGCCGTTGAACTGAACATTGAAGGTGAAGAACAGCTGGAAGCGCTGCGTCGCCGTCTGCGCGCGATGGAGCGTGATGGACAATTGGTCTTCACCCGCCGCCAGTGCTACGCGCTGCCGGAGCGCCTCGATCTGCTGAAAGGTACCGTTATTGGCCACCGTGATGGCTACGGCTTTCTGCGCGTTGAGGGCCGTAAAGACGATTTGTATCTTTCCAGCGAGCAGATGAAAACCTGCATCCATGGCGATCAGGTGCTGGCACAACCGCTGGGTGCCGATCGCAAAGGACGCCGTGAAGCACGTATCGTGCGTATTCTGGTGCCTAAAACCAGTCAAATTGTTGGTCGCTACTTCACCGATGCAGGTGTCGGTTTTGTGGTACCCGATGATAGCCGACTGAGCTTCGACATCTTGATCCCACCGGAAGAGGTCATGGGAGCCCGAATGGGCTTTGTGGTCGTGGTTGAACTGACTCAGCGTCCGACCCGTCGTACCAAAGCGGTGGGTAAAATTGTTGAAGTGCTGGGCGACAACATGGGAACCAGCATGGCCGTTGATATGGCCCTGCGCACGCATGAAATTCCGTATATCTGGCCGCAGGCGGTAGAGAAACAAGTTGCCGGGCTGAAAGAAGAAGTACCGGAAGAAGCCAAGGTTGGACGTGTAGATCTGCGTGATTTGCCGCTGGTGACTATCGACGGCGAAGATGCGCGTGACTTCGATGATGCGGTTTACTGCGAGAAGAAACGCGGTGGCGGCTGGCGCTTGTGGGTAGCGATTGCTGACGTAAGCTATTACGTTCGCCCACCAACACCGCTGGACCAGGAAGCGCGTAGCCGCGGCACGTCCGTCTACTTCCCTTCGCAGGTGGTACCGATGCTGCCGGAAGTGCTTTCCAACGGCCTGTGCTCGCTGAACCCGCAGGTTGATCGCCTGTGTATGGTGTGCGAAATGACCATTTCGTCAAAAGGTCGTTTAACGGGCTTTAAATTCTATGAAGCGGTGATGAGCTCCCATGCGCGTCTGACCTACACCAAGGTCTGGCACATGCTGCAGGGGGATCAGGAACTGCGCGAGCAATATGCGCCGTTAGTAAAACATATTGAAGAGCTGCACAATCTCTACAAAGTGCTGGATAAAGCGCGTGAAGAGCGTGGCGGCATCTCGTTTGAAAGCGAAGAAGCGAAGTTTATCTTCAACGCTGAACGCCGTATTGAACGTATTGAGCAGACGCAACGTAATGACGCGCACAAGCTGATTGAAGAGTGCATGATCATGGCGAACATTTCCGCGGCGCGCTTCGTTGAGAAAGCGAAAGAGCCGGCGCTGTTCCGTATTCATGACAAGCCAACGACTGAAGCCATTACCTCCTTCCGTTCCGTACTGGCGGAGCTGGGGCTGGAACTGCCAGGTGGTAACAAGCCTGAGCCGCGCGATTATGCTGAGTTGCTGGAGTCTATTGCCGATCGACCTGACGCAGAAATGCTGCAAACCATGCTGCTGCGTTCAATGAAGCAGGCGATTTACGATCCTGAAAACCGTGGTCACTTTGGCCTCGCGTTGCAATCTTATGCGCACTTTACCTCACCGATTCGTCGTTATCCGGACCTCTCCTTGCACCGTGCGATTAAGTATCTGCTGGCGCAGGAGCAAGGGCATAAAGGTAATACGACGGAAACGGGCGGCTACCATTATTCGATGGAAGAGATGCTGCAACTGGGTCAGCACTGTTCGATGGCAGAGCGTCGTGCTGACGAAGCCACGCGCGATGTTTCTGACTGGCTGAAGTGTGACTTCATGCTGGATCAGGTGGGGAATGTCTTTAAGGGCGTGATCGCCAGCGTGACCGGTTTTGGCTTCTTTGTCCGCCTTGATGAGCTGTTTATTGACGGTTTGGTGCATGTCTCCTCGCTGGATAACGACTACTATCGTTTCGATCAGGTAGGACAGCGCCTGACGGGTGAATCGAGCGGTCAGATGTATCGTCTGGGCGATCGAGTGGAAGTTCGCGTGGAAGCCGTTAACATGGATGAGCGCAAAATCGACTTTAGCCTGATCTCCAGCGAACGCGCCCCGCGCAATGAAGGTAAAACCGCGCGCGAAAAAGCGAAAAAAGGCGATGCGGGTAAAAATACCGGCAGACGCCGCCAGGTAGGGAAAAAGGTGAATTTCGAGCCAGATAGCGCTTTCCGCGGCGAGAAGAAACAGAAGCCGAAGGCAGCGAAGAAAGAGGCGAGAAAAGCGAAGAAACCCTCGGCGAAAACGCAGAAAATCGCTGCCGCGACCAAAGCGAAGCGCGCGGCGAAAAAGAAAGTAGCAGAGTGA
- the rlmB gene encoding 23S rRNA (guanosine(2251)-2'-O)-methyltransferase RlmB, with translation MSEMIYGIHAVQALLERAPERFQEVFILKGREDKRLLPLIHALEAQGVVIQLANRQYLDEKSEGAVHQGIIARVKPGRQYQENDLPDLLASLDNPFLLILDGVTDPHNLGACLRSADAAGVHAVIVPRDRSAQLNATAKKVACGAAESVPLIRVTNLARTMRMLQEENVWIVGTAGEADHTLYQSKMTGRMALVMGAEGEGMRRLTREHCDELISIPMAGSVSSLNVSVATGICLFEAVRQRG, from the coding sequence ATGAGTGAAATGATTTACGGTATCCACGCAGTCCAGGCCCTGCTGGAGCGCGCTCCTGAACGTTTTCAGGAAGTCTTTATTCTAAAAGGCCGCGAAGATAAACGTTTGTTGCCGCTTATCCATGCGCTGGAAGCGCAGGGCGTGGTGATCCAACTGGCGAACCGCCAGTACCTGGATGAGAAAAGCGAAGGTGCCGTGCATCAGGGTATTATCGCGCGCGTGAAGCCGGGACGTCAGTACCAGGAAAACGATCTGCCGGATCTGCTCGCCTCGTTGGACAATCCGTTCCTGCTGATCCTCGATGGCGTGACCGATCCGCACAACCTCGGTGCGTGCCTGCGTAGCGCAGACGCGGCAGGTGTTCATGCGGTGATTGTACCGCGCGATCGTTCTGCTCAGCTTAACGCGACGGCGAAGAAAGTCGCCTGTGGTGCGGCAGAAAGCGTACCGCTGATCCGTGTGACCAACCTGGCGCGCACAATGCGTATGCTGCAGGAAGAGAACGTGTGGATCGTCGGAACGGCTGGCGAAGCTGACCATACGCTGTATCAGAGCAAAATGACCGGTCGTATGGCGCTGGTGATGGGAGCCGAAGGTGAAGGCATGCGCCGTCTGACGCGTGAACATTGTGATGAGCTGATCAGCATCCCAATGGCGGGAAGTGTCTCGTCGTTGAATGTCTCTGTTGCAACGGGCATTTGCCTGTTTGAAGCGGTTCGCCAGCGCGGATAA
- a CDS encoding DUF1190 domain-containing protein: protein MVRKYKSGNKNGVPGHSANMRIDRSVNPFAKERSSYSGKYLTLAIMGGAAFFLLRGCAEDGNNDNNGDGTFYSMVSKCIEDGNSATVCVDGWNNAKAEFYSSLPKQMTRETCQTQFGDCYLDSTNQSWVPVFTGFLLSRVIRKDRDEQYVYNSGGYLYVSRPVWRTASGDYSWRTGSGKNDIATRHAFTTKKVSTVSRGGYGRSSSARGHWGG from the coding sequence ATGGTAAGAAAATATAAATCCGGAAACAAAAACGGGGTACCAGGACATTCCGCCAACATGCGAATCGATCGCTCAGTGAATCCCTTTGCAAAAGAACGCAGCAGTTACAGCGGAAAATATCTGACGCTGGCTATTATGGGCGGGGCGGCATTTTTTCTCCTTAGAGGATGTGCGGAAGACGGCAATAACGATAACAATGGTGACGGTACATTTTACTCCATGGTGAGTAAATGCATTGAAGATGGTAATAGCGCCACCGTTTGTGTCGACGGCTGGAACAATGCGAAAGCAGAGTTCTACTCCAGTCTGCCAAAGCAAATGACCAGGGAGACCTGTCAGACGCAGTTTGGCGACTGCTATCTCGACAGCACCAATCAAAGCTGGGTGCCAGTGTTCACCGGTTTTTTACTCAGTCGGGTGATTCGCAAAGATCGTGACGAACAGTATGTCTACAATAGCGGCGGTTATTTATATGTCTCGCGCCCGGTCTGGCGCACGGCTTCGGGAGATTACAGCTGGCGTACCGGTAGTGGAAAAAATGATATCGCAACCCGCCATGCTTTCACGACGAAGAAAGTCTCGACGGTTTCACGCGGCGGCTACGGACGTTCGTCTAGCGCACGTGGGCATTGGGGGGGTTAA
- a CDS encoding YjfI family protein produces MVWTPQSLAEALQTQHELNIDIEYNDQSLIIKMNDYGDLPLSVLLTSRQIIIETVICPVCSIHDQGEFNIFLLRNQKLLPLSSVGISRVQHDEYYIAFGALSLNSSLDDVVLEMTTLADNALDLAEITEEYTHE; encoded by the coding sequence ATGGTATGGACTCCGCAGTCTCTTGCTGAAGCACTACAAACTCAACATGAATTAAATATAGACATTGAATATAACGATCAATCATTGATTATAAAAATGAATGATTATGGTGATTTGCCGCTCAGTGTTTTATTAACTTCCCGCCAGATTATTATTGAAACCGTTATCTGTCCTGTCTGCAGTATTCATGATCAGGGTGAATTTAATATTTTCTTATTGCGTAATCAGAAACTCCTGCCTCTGTCTTCCGTGGGAATTTCCCGCGTTCAACACGATGAATATTACATCGCATTTGGGGCGCTTTCGCTTAACTCATCGTTGGATGATGTGGTGTTAGAGATGACTACATTAGCGGACAACGCGCTGGATCTGGCTGAAATAACTGAAGAATATACTCACGAATAA